A genomic window from Silene latifolia isolate original U9 population chromosome 11, ASM4854445v1, whole genome shotgun sequence includes:
- the LOC141613336 gene encoding putative F-box protein At5g60060: MDQHSESTVTTSTAEWSKLPSDILQHLVNYIDLTLDLPRIRGVCSSWRTSLPLNKFHKPPSYFRVPKLDIRLQLSILLIQSRFYLISPLADNNTTPWLVRIAETGLNKWHLLNPFNVDDYFHSDPPITTRINLLDFRVIEVAKPWSVQVVSGEGHTMSKKVVGGWNLNADYIFAVLAQLEVSLHIGEGGLMFKRLHDRKWVPIKSTFRQNGEDSEHRILDTAYHNGLFYAFELVNWKVGVIDPTKPDISSLIFMDAPDCHGESINDQFSFLIDGVRYILNCVCLVPCNEQLYLVIGSTKKRSSSSSKTTLFVFVLKQGDKIEESKWERVTNLVDHILFIGYDVSFGVSSSILPNWKPGSICTFRKPFPLRYDGCTSRFQGLPEGGQSLKMISYPEYWRHLKMYNLKEEEKGFVGFEELSMKEYTGLFFPPPAWVKWSCPTLDNVEFRLNNLKFSRLKKSDVFSGVDVDE, encoded by the coding sequence ATGGACCAACATTCCGAGTCCACCGTCACAACCTCCACCGCTGAATGGAGCAAACTACCAAGCGACATTCTCCAACACCTCGTCAATTACATCGACTTAACCCTCGACCTCCCACGCATTCGAGGCGTATGTTCCAGCTGGCGAACATCCCTCCCTCTCAACAAATTCCACAAACCCCCATCCTACTTCCGCGTCCCTAAACTCGACATCCGACTCCAACTTTCTATCCTCCTTATCCAATCCCGATTCTACCTTATTTCCCCTCTCGCCGACAACAATACCACCCCCTGGCTCGTCAGAATTGCTGAGACTGGTCTTAATAAGTGGCACCTCTTAAACCCTTTCAATGTTGATGACTACTTTCATTCCGACCCACCCATCACCACCCGAATTAACCTGCTCGATTTTCGTGTTATCGAGGTGGCCAAACCATGGTCTGTTCAAGTCGTGTCTGGTGAAGGTCACACTATGTCAAAGAAGGTGGTTGGAGGATGGAACTTGAACGCTGATTACATTTTCGCTGTGTTGGCTCAACTCGAGGTGTCTCTCCATATTGGTGAAGGTGGGTTAATGTTTAAACGGTTACATGACCGAAAGTGGGTTCCAATTAAGAGCACTTTTCGTCAAAATGGGGAAGATAGCGAGCATCGGATACTCGACACTGCTTATCATAATGGTCTATTTTATGCATTTGAGTTGGTTAATTGGAAGGTTGGGGTCATCGATCCTACCAAACCCGACATATCGTCCTTGATATTCATGGATGCTCCGGATTGTCACGGTGAAAGCATTAACGACCAGTTCTCGTTCTTGATTGATGGTGTTAGGTACATTCTCAATTGTGTATGCTTGGTGCCTTGTAATGAACAATTATATCTAGTTATCGGTTCAACCAAGAAACGCTCCTCCAGTTCCAGTAAAACGACCTTATTTGTGTTCGTTTTGAAACAAGGGGATAAAATTGAAGAGAGCAAGTGGGAACGTGTGACGAACCTAGTGGATCATATACTCTTCATTGGGTACGATGTCTCATTTGGTGTCTCGTCGTCAATTTTGCCAAATTGGAAGCCTGGTTCAATTTGCACGTTTCGTAAGCCATTCCCGTTGAGGTATGATGGATGTACGAGCAGGTTTCAGGGGTTACCCGAAGGTGGACAGAGTTTAAAGATGATTAGTTATCCCGAGTATTGGAGGCACCTTAAAATGTATAACCTAAAAGAAGAGGAGAAagggtttgttgggtttgaagaGTTGTCAATGAAGGAGTATACTGGCTTATTTTTCCCACCTCCTGCTTGGGTTAAATGGTCTTGTCCTACTCTTGACAATGTTGAGTTCAGGTTGAATAATCTCAAGTTTAGTCGATTAAAAAAATCGGATGTTTTTAGCGGTGTAGATGTGGATGAGTAG